From a single Candidatus Bathyarchaeota archaeon genomic region:
- a CDS encoding M3 family oligoendopeptidase, with amino-acid sequence MTNKTTWDLTALFTDPSDPKIPQTINQVSRMAEEFEKKYRGKICNLNAEGLLVCLQDVEAFQAKIGDITLYSSLAFSADMTQPQTQALHDKVEKLNAKISQQLAFYSLELGKLLKAKPELIEAPALANYRHMLQRVYRRVEHQLSEVEEQLIIEKDQFGVNAWEELQCKWLNTRLFEVTVLGEKKTLSYCEANGLLPHPDRSTRESAYRSIYGGLGKDGEIFASALRNICNDWVAVSKRRKYASPMESSLISNDTDQNIIDRLLSTVEEGKAAYRRYLKLKAKLMALDVLGNHDILAPLPDAPELKFTLSEAQKLVTEAYSRFDSAYASAVKEMFEQRHIDAEPRFGKRNGAFCASHYNGKSAYILQSFNGTLTDVFTLAHELGHATHDWYMARNQTLLNTHVPSIVAETASIFGELLLTDLMLENAKSDAERKALLCLVLDEAGMTAFQVTARVWFEQALYRSIENCEFLDYKTICCHWTKARDRIYGDAVRWFPEMEAEWTMKPHYYMANYRFYNYPYVYAQMFVYSLYERYLEEKEAFVPKLVALLSAGSSKSPLELGRLVGLEVNEADFWRGGLKVFERFISDLEKTV; translated from the coding sequence TTGACGAACAAAACCACATGGGACCTAACCGCACTATTCACAGACCCCTCAGACCCCAAAATCCCGCAAACCATCAACCAGGTCTCCCGCATGGCAGAGGAATTTGAAAAGAAGTACCGAGGCAAAATCTGCAACCTCAACGCTGAGGGGCTACTGGTGTGCCTGCAAGATGTTGAGGCGTTTCAAGCTAAAATCGGCGACATAACCCTCTACTCAAGCCTCGCCTTCTCCGCAGACATGACTCAGCCGCAGACGCAGGCATTGCATGACAAAGTGGAGAAGTTGAATGCAAAAATTAGCCAGCAGTTGGCGTTTTACTCGCTTGAATTGGGCAAACTCCTGAAAGCTAAGCCTGAATTGATTGAGGCGCCTGCTTTAGCTAACTATAGGCATATGCTGCAGCGAGTTTACCGTCGAGTGGAACATCAACTTAGCGAGGTTGAAGAGCAACTTATCATAGAAAAAGACCAGTTCGGCGTCAACGCATGGGAGGAGTTGCAGTGTAAATGGCTCAACACGCGACTCTTTGAAGTCACAGTTTTGGGAGAGAAAAAGACGCTTAGCTACTGTGAAGCCAACGGTCTTCTACCGCACCCTGACCGATCAACAAGGGAATCAGCTTACCGCTCCATCTACGGCGGGTTGGGCAAAGACGGCGAAATCTTTGCCTCAGCTCTACGTAACATCTGCAACGACTGGGTAGCGGTCTCTAAACGCAGAAAATACGCTTCGCCCATGGAGTCCAGTTTAATCAGCAACGATACCGACCAGAACATAATCGACCGCCTATTGAGCACAGTGGAAGAGGGCAAAGCAGCTTATCGGCGGTACTTGAAGTTGAAGGCCAAACTTATGGCGTTGGATGTTTTGGGTAACCACGACATTCTTGCACCCCTCCCTGATGCGCCGGAGCTTAAATTTACACTGTCAGAGGCACAAAAACTTGTAACTGAAGCTTACAGCCGCTTCGACTCCGCCTATGCCTCTGCAGTCAAAGAAATGTTCGAGCAACGCCACATCGATGCAGAACCAAGGTTTGGTAAACGTAACGGAGCGTTCTGTGCAAGCCACTATAACGGTAAATCCGCCTATATTTTGCAAAGCTTCAACGGCACCTTAACTGACGTTTTCACTTTAGCGCATGAGTTGGGACACGCAACACACGACTGGTACATGGCCAGAAACCAGACCCTGCTCAACACGCATGTGCCCTCCATTGTGGCTGAGACTGCTTCGATTTTCGGGGAACTTTTGTTAACTGACTTGATGTTGGAGAACGCGAAATCTGACGCTGAACGCAAAGCGCTTTTGTGTTTGGTTTTGGATGAGGCAGGGATGACGGCTTTTCAGGTTACGGCGAGGGTTTGGTTTGAGCAGGCCCTCTACCGATCCATTGAGAACTGTGAGTTCCTCGATTACAAGACCATCTGTTGCCATTGGACTAAAGCCCGCGACCGCATCTATGGAGATGCCGTCAGATGGTTCCCTGAGATGGAGGCGGAATGGACTATGAAACCCCACTACTACATGGCGAACTATCGTTTCTACAATTACCCCTACGTCTACGCTCAGATGTTTGTTTACTCACTCTACGAGCGCTACTTGGAGGAAAAAGAGGCGTTTGTGCCTAAACTGGTCGCCTTGCTTTCGGCAGGCAGCAGCAAATCGCCTTTGGAGCTTGGCAGGTTGGTCGGTTTAGAGGTGAATGAGGCTGATTTTTGGCGTGGAGGCTTAAAAGTGTTCGAACGCTTCATTTCAGACTTGGAAAAAACCGTTTAA
- a CDS encoding aldehyde ferredoxin oxidoreductase family protein has translation MSAEIDYSEPLGGTRLLGYAGTVLYVDLTTGKTHTEKLTDETAKKYVGGIGLGLKLWLSNSKAGVNPLSPENPLVLALGPVSGTMFPTGGNGHAFISKSPATGGVGEAVSHGTFGAELKRAGYDAIVLTGKAEKPVYLWIDDEAVQLLDASNIWGKSPFETEDAIKEELGDFYVRVASIGLAGEKQSKIACIINEKTRAAGRTGLGAVMGSKNLKAIAVRGTRDITVAKPDVFTDMVREFHERMKGPAVQKYRTLGTVDNIEVTNELMCMPTRNYSASHFEKTENINAEVLNERYVAKIIACNSCAMRCEHEALVREGPYKGSLARMEYDNLWALGPNCGVDKLDAIIRAAELCNYYGLDATSTGVTISFLMDCHEKGLLSHDQLEGIDPHFGNSEAVVQLVEKIGKREGIGQMLADGVKVAAEKIGKNASELAQHIKGLEVTGYDLRCLKTAALAAAVSFRGADHNRSGAFTLDLKGKVDRLKAEKGRGKLVKENEDIFALIDSFIVCKNSRNTFYNELGDLAKLYSAVTGAEVSAQDLSVAGERINTLAKLINIREGLTRNDDTLPWKVMNQPVSDDGPTKGAVVTQEELDLMLDDYYNARGWTVEGVPSKAKLQELGLQEFQKIVEA, from the coding sequence GTGTCCGCTGAAATAGACTACTCGGAGCCTCTCGGAGGGACAAGGTTGCTCGGTTACGCAGGAACAGTATTGTATGTTGATTTAACTACAGGCAAAACTCACACTGAAAAATTAACCGACGAAACCGCCAAAAAATACGTCGGCGGCATCGGTCTAGGACTGAAACTTTGGTTATCTAATTCAAAAGCAGGGGTCAACCCGCTTAGCCCCGAAAATCCACTCGTGTTAGCTTTGGGGCCAGTTTCAGGGACAATGTTTCCAACAGGCGGCAACGGCCACGCTTTCATATCAAAATCGCCTGCAACAGGCGGCGTCGGCGAAGCAGTAAGCCACGGCACCTTCGGCGCAGAACTTAAACGCGCAGGGTATGATGCCATCGTTTTAACTGGGAAAGCTGAAAAACCAGTTTACCTATGGATCGATGACGAAGCGGTTCAGCTTCTTGATGCTTCAAACATCTGGGGCAAATCACCCTTTGAAACAGAAGACGCCATCAAAGAGGAGCTAGGCGACTTCTACGTTAGGGTTGCCTCAATCGGTTTAGCTGGCGAGAAACAATCAAAAATCGCTTGTATCATTAACGAAAAAACCCGTGCCGCTGGTAGGACTGGTTTGGGTGCTGTTATGGGCAGCAAGAACCTCAAAGCCATTGCCGTCAGAGGCACCCGCGACATAACCGTCGCAAAACCAGATGTATTCACGGATATGGTGCGGGAATTCCATGAGCGCATGAAGGGACCTGCAGTGCAGAAATACCGCACTTTAGGCACCGTTGACAACATCGAAGTCACCAACGAATTAATGTGTATGCCCACACGCAACTACAGCGCTTCGCATTTTGAAAAAACCGAAAACATCAACGCCGAAGTCCTAAACGAACGCTACGTTGCAAAAATCATCGCTTGCAACTCATGTGCTATGCGTTGTGAACATGAAGCGCTCGTCAGGGAAGGCCCCTACAAAGGGTCATTGGCACGCATGGAATATGACAACCTCTGGGCGCTGGGACCCAACTGTGGCGTAGACAAACTCGACGCAATAATCAGAGCTGCAGAACTCTGTAACTACTACGGTTTAGACGCCACCAGCACAGGCGTCACAATCAGCTTTTTGATGGATTGCCACGAAAAAGGCTTATTGTCACACGATCAACTTGAAGGCATCGACCCGCACTTCGGCAACAGCGAAGCAGTCGTTCAACTTGTCGAGAAAATCGGTAAACGTGAAGGCATCGGCCAGATGCTTGCAGACGGTGTTAAAGTTGCTGCTGAAAAAATCGGTAAGAACGCCTCCGAGTTGGCTCAACATATTAAAGGCTTAGAAGTAACTGGGTACGATTTACGTTGCCTAAAGACCGCAGCTTTAGCTGCAGCGGTTTCTTTCCGTGGTGCAGACCACAACCGCAGTGGTGCTTTCACTTTGGATTTAAAGGGCAAAGTTGACCGTCTTAAAGCAGAAAAAGGCCGCGGCAAACTCGTTAAAGAGAACGAGGACATTTTCGCTCTAATCGACTCATTCATTGTCTGCAAAAACTCCCGAAACACTTTCTACAATGAACTGGGTGACTTAGCTAAACTCTACAGTGCAGTAACAGGCGCTGAAGTATCAGCCCAAGACCTAAGCGTAGCTGGAGAACGAATAAACACCCTTGCCAAACTCATCAACATCCGCGAAGGCTTAACACGAAACGACGATACACTGCCTTGGAAAGTGATGAATCAACCAGTTTCTGACGACGGACCGACCAAAGGAGCGGTTGTCACCCAAGAAGAACTTGACTTGATGCTAGACGACTACTACAATGCCCGCGGCTGGACAGTTGAAGGCGTTCCATCTAAAGCTAAGCTTCAAGAATTAGGCTTGCAAGAATTCCAAAAAATAGTTGAGGCATAA
- a CDS encoding 4Fe-4S dicluster domain-containing protein, producing MVTLHDRKFISADPDKCVGCQICEYACSFSHEKVFNAVKSRIRVVRAKQIKNIAVTCRKCQEPACVAACPRDALSQSRETGNIIIDKDQCNGCGWCIEACDYGAMMMHPETKTVYVCDLCQYKPDGPQCVKWCPEEALTVVTSDVLAQKARLNAIKKLFQEKEEE from the coding sequence ATGGTTACTCTGCATGACAGAAAATTCATCTCTGCTGACCCCGACAAATGTGTTGGATGCCAGATCTGTGAATACGCTTGCTCTTTTAGTCACGAAAAAGTCTTCAACGCAGTTAAATCCCGTATCCGCGTTGTTCGAGCTAAACAGATTAAGAACATTGCTGTGACCTGCAGAAAATGCCAAGAACCCGCTTGTGTCGCCGCATGCCCCAGAGATGCGCTTTCTCAGTCACGCGAAACAGGCAACATAATTATCGACAAAGACCAATGCAACGGTTGCGGTTGGTGTATTGAAGCCTGCGACTACGGCGCTATGATGATGCATCCAGAAACAAAAACCGTCTATGTCTGTGACCTTTGCCAATACAAGCCTGATGGTCCTCAATGTGTTAAGTGGTGCCCTGAAGAAGCCCTCACCGTCGTAACCAGTGATGTGTTGGCTCAGAAGGCGCGGCTTAACGCGATAAAGAAGCTCTTCCAAGAAAAAGAGGAAGAATAA
- a CDS encoding aldehyde ferredoxin oxidoreductase family protein, with amino-acid sequence MFGYAGKILYVDLATGKTRTEKLSEETARKYIGGIGLGMYLWLSNTKTRMDAFSPENPFVLALGPLSGTMFPTGGNGHAFISKSPSTNGVAEAVAHGTFGTELKRAGYDAVVITGKAEKPVYLWIDDDSVKLRDANHLWGRSPSETEDVIRDELGDYYIRVAAIGLAGEKLSKIASIINDKTHAAGRTGVGAVMGSKNLKAIAVRGTCDVAVAKPAEFLDLVQEFHERMKGPAAKKYRTLGSIESLAINNNLTCLPTNNYERAHFLGIDKISGEVLNEHFLAKIIACNSCAMRCEHEVIIRDGSYRGTMTRLEYDNVWALGPNCGVDQPNFIIKAAERCYYYGLDATSTGVAVGFLMDCHEKGLVSHEQLDGIDAHFGNANAVINLIEKIGKREGIGDILAEGVKVAAEKIGKNAYELAQHIKGLEVTGYDLRCLKTTALAAAVSFRGADHTRSNVLIVDLKGKVNSLKAEKGRGKIVKDFEDVTNLLDSLMVCKNAKGTFYGELADIAKVYSITTGIQVTPEEMAVTAQRIQTLAKLINTRGGLTRKDDTLPWKVMNKPVPDDGPAKGAVVTQEELDLLLDDYYEARGWTKQGLPTQAQLKELGLEAFAHIVKED; translated from the coding sequence TTGTTCGGCTACGCAGGGAAAATACTCTATGTCGACTTAGCCACCGGGAAAACAAGAACCGAAAAACTATCCGAAGAAACCGCTAGGAAATACATTGGCGGCATCGGTTTAGGCATGTATTTGTGGCTATCAAACACCAAAACACGAATGGATGCTTTTAGTCCAGAAAACCCCTTTGTCCTCGCCCTCGGACCCCTGTCTGGAACCATGTTTCCAACAGGCGGCAACGGCCACGCCTTCATATCAAAGTCACCTTCAACAAATGGCGTAGCCGAGGCAGTGGCACACGGCACATTTGGCACAGAGTTAAAACGTGCAGGCTACGATGCGGTGGTTATAACTGGGAAAGCTGAAAAACCAGTTTACCTCTGGATTGACGACGACTCAGTTAAGCTACGTGACGCTAACCACCTTTGGGGAAGGTCTCCAAGCGAAACTGAAGACGTAATAAGAGACGAGTTAGGCGACTACTACATTAGAGTTGCCGCTATCGGTTTAGCGGGAGAGAAACTTTCCAAAATCGCCAGTATAATTAACGATAAAACCCACGCGGCTGGTAGGACTGGGGTGGGGGCTGTTATGGGCAGCAAGAACCTCAAAGCCATCGCCGTCAGAGGCACATGTGACGTTGCAGTGGCAAAACCCGCGGAGTTCCTCGATTTAGTTCAGGAATTCCATGAACGCATGAAGGGTCCCGCCGCAAAGAAGTACCGTACCTTGGGTTCAATAGAAAGCCTTGCCATAAACAACAACCTCACCTGTTTACCCACAAACAACTACGAGAGAGCTCACTTTTTAGGTATAGACAAAATTAGCGGGGAAGTCCTAAACGAGCATTTCCTTGCAAAAATCATAGCCTGCAACTCGTGTGCAATGCGCTGTGAACATGAAGTCATAATCCGCGACGGCTCCTACAGGGGAACCATGACGCGCCTTGAATATGACAACGTTTGGGCTTTGGGTCCAAACTGCGGCGTAGATCAACCTAACTTTATAATAAAAGCTGCAGAACGATGCTACTACTACGGTTTAGACGCCACCAGCACAGGTGTAGCGGTAGGTTTCTTGATGGATTGCCACGAAAAAGGGTTGGTGTCTCATGAACAGCTTGACGGTATAGACGCCCACTTTGGCAACGCTAATGCAGTAATTAACTTGATCGAGAAAATCGGTAAACGTGAAGGCATCGGTGACATCTTGGCTGAGGGCGTTAAGGTTGCTGCCGAGAAAATCGGTAAGAACGCCTATGAACTTGCCCAGCACATTAAGGGCTTAGAAGTCACCGGCTACGACCTGCGTTGCCTAAAAACCACTGCTTTAGCTGCCGCGGTTTCCTTCCGAGGCGCTGACCACACCCGAAGTAACGTGTTAATCGTTGACTTGAAAGGCAAAGTTAACAGTCTAAAGGCAGAAAAAGGCAGAGGCAAAATCGTCAAAGACTTCGAAGACGTTACCAACTTGCTTGATTCTCTTATGGTCTGCAAGAACGCTAAAGGAACCTTCTACGGTGAACTTGCCGACATAGCAAAAGTCTACAGTATAACCACAGGTATACAAGTTACCCCTGAAGAGATGGCTGTCACAGCTCAACGCATACAAACCCTCGCTAAACTCATCAACACACGCGGCGGCTTAACCCGCAAAGACGACACATTGCCCTGGAAAGTGATGAACAAACCTGTTCCAGACGATGGCCCCGCAAAAGGTGCAGTCGTCACCCAAGAGGAACTTGACTTGCTTCTGGACGATTACTACGAGGCACGGGGCTGGACAAAGCAAGGTTTACCTACCCAAGCGCAACTTAAAGAGTTAGGTTTAGAAGCCTTCGCCCACATAGTTAAGGAGGACTAG
- a CDS encoding PadR family transcriptional regulator, which produces MKPKRDDELTTRVIKNFSDVLILKYLKENPLSSGYEILRQLHEKYKITFSPGTIYHEIYLLERKKFIRSEGDEGGRMFSLTVEGEQALTEIFKSAKDIQQLVANIFLEK; this is translated from the coding sequence ATGAAGCCTAAACGAGACGACGAACTAACGACACGGGTGATCAAAAACTTTTCAGATGTCTTGATCTTGAAATACCTAAAAGAAAACCCACTTAGCAGCGGCTACGAGATACTTCGGCAGCTGCATGAAAAATACAAGATAACTTTCAGCCCAGGCACGATCTACCATGAAATTTACTTGCTTGAACGCAAAAAATTCATAAGAAGTGAGGGGGATGAAGGCGGCAGGATGTTCAGTTTAACCGTTGAGGGCGAGCAGGCGCTGACTGAAATATTTAAGTCAGCTAAAGATATTCAGCAGTTAGTTGCCAACATTTTCCTCGAAAAATAG
- a CDS encoding 4Fe-4S dicluster domain-containing protein, translating to MVKIHQRKFISADPEKCVGCQICEYACSYSKEKAYNPIKSRIRLVRVNQLANMAVTCRLCEEPACVAACPRNALSQSEDTGNIILDKEKCNGCGWCIEACDYGAMMLHPETKVVYVCDLCKDKPDGPQCVKWCPEEALTVVTSDTLAQKARISAIKKLFQEKEEKQ from the coding sequence ATGGTAAAGATTCACCAAAGAAAATTCATCTCTGCTGACCCCGAGAAATGTGTTGGCTGTCAAATCTGCGAATACGCCTGCTCATACAGCAAAGAAAAAGCCTACAACCCAATAAAATCACGCATCCGCCTAGTCCGCGTGAATCAGTTAGCAAACATGGCTGTCACTTGCCGTCTCTGCGAAGAACCCGCCTGCGTCGCTGCATGCCCACGCAACGCTCTGAGCCAATCCGAAGACACTGGCAACATAATTTTAGACAAAGAAAAATGCAACGGTTGCGGTTGGTGTATTGAAGCCTGTGACTACGGCGCCATGATGCTTCACCCCGAAACAAAAGTGGTCTACGTCTGCGACCTCTGCAAAGACAAACCTGACGGCCCACAATGTGTTAAATGGTGTCCTGAAGAAGCGCTCACAGTTGTCACAAGCGACACTTTAGCGCAGAAGGCAAGAATCAGCGCGATAAAGAAGCTCTTCCAAGAAAAAGAAGAGAAACAATAA